CTTCCTGGTCTTGCTCCGCCAATCCATGTGAAGTTGGAACAGACTGCTGATAACAAATACTACTACTTCCTATCTTAGGCTGCTCTTTTGCTCTGGGCTTGGGGTTTCCGCATCCTGGGCATATAGACTGCTTCTTTGCATAAGTATTGGCTTCTTGAAAGAGCTTCTTGGCAAAGGTAAGAGGCTTCTTGTCTTTCTACTTGCTACATCTTTAGATCATAAACGTTTAGATGATGTTTATGATGGCACACAGACACAGGAACCTAAAGTGCATAGTTCTATTTGTCCTGAAGTTTAGTATTAGACGTTTTTCTTTGATTTATCTGGCATTGGAATAGGCTGCTGGTAGTAACACATATTGCTACATCTTCCTATTTTACTCTGAAAGAAGTATTGGCTGTTCACAAATGTAAGAGGCTTCTTCTTTTTCTACTAGATTATAAACTTGCTAAATCTTTAGATCACCTGAAAAAAACTTGCTCCAGTATTGGACACCTTTGATTTGTCTGACATCGAATATATGCATCCATGTGAGGTTGGAACAGACTGCTGATGATAACACATACTACTACATCTTCCAATTTTAGGCTGCTGTATCTTGTTCTCTTGATTCCCCACCATTTTGATTACATTTGTCATGGCGCCGGATCAAGATTATGATCAAGATAACAGTCATGTGGATGATACCCAGAAGTATTTTTTCAAGTGCATGGTTGGCGATTTCCCAGAAAAAATGGCAAGCCCTGGTGCATAGATGCCCTTTCTCTCCTTCAGACGGAATGCCATCCTGGTCAGAATGATAATTTTGTTGTTTGCTTGTTCCTGCAGGCCATACCACAGAAGTTTGTGGATAATTTCAATGGTCATATCTCTGAAGTTATCAAGCTAGAAGCTCCTGATGGAAACATATACAATATTCAGGCTATCAGGGATCTGAACAAGATAGTCCTCGGATCTGGATGGGGGGTATTTGTAAGCTTTTACAAGCTAAAAGCGGGCTACTTCCTGGTCTTCAGGTACATCAGAGATTCTCACTTCAAAGTTCTGATATTTGATTTTGGAACTTGTTGTGAGAAGGAAGTGTTCCACGTTCTCATGAACTGCGGCCCTGATTCCCAAGAAAAAGAAAGCAACAGTGAGTCCCATCGAAGGTGCGAGCTCTGCGATGTGCATTTTTATTGGCATCACCTGGATGATAGGCAGAAGCATTTCCTGAGGCTCATGGTTGGGGATTTCCGTCAAGAAATGGTAAGACCTTGGATGATAATGCCTTTCCTGACGTCTTGATGAAGTGTCGTCTTTTGATCAGAGATATATACTTTGCTGATTGCTTTCTTGTTTGTTCCTGCAGAGCATACCAcagaaatttgtgaacaatttcagAGGCCGGATCTCTGAAGTTATGAAGCTAGAAGCTCCAGACGGAAACATATACAACTTTAAGGTTACCAAGGATCTGAACAAGATAGTCCTTAGATATGGATGGGCTGCATTTGCCAGTGATTATCAACTAAAAGAGCATGACTTGCTGGTGTTCAGATACATTGGGGACTCTCACTTTAAAGTCCTAATATTTGACCCAAGTGGTTGTGAGAAACAATTATTCAACATTGTCTTGAACCATGCTCCTAATGTACCAAAAACATGCATATCTCATGATCGGTCATTCCTCAGGGAAACAAGGCGCCGAGACTGCGGATCACACGATAACAACAGTAGGAAAACTAAAAAGATGACTCCAGTGGACTCTCCTTCACCGAGATCTGGTAAAGAATTGAAGGGTTGCATGTACATTTTTATTGGTTACCTGTAATTGCTAATTGATGTCTTGATGATCGGGGTTGTGAAGCAGAAGGTGTCACGTCTCCAGAAGTCACCATGAATTCAGCTGGCCTTCGGGAAATCACCGAGCCTCACTATGTCCTAGCAACGGGGTGCAATCTGACCACAGCACAGAAGGCAGAAGTCGACGCGCTTGTGAAGAAAGTTAGGCCTGTAATTCCATTTTACATCACAGCCATGAACAAGACAAGTATGTCTGGATCTCTGGTATGTGTGCAGTATCCTCTACAGATTCAATGAGACTCCTGCAAAATTTGTTATTTAATGTTCAGATCTCTTGTCTAAAATTTTGTTGGAATTTTTAAAATTATAGTAGCTCTCTGTAAATTACAATCTTCAATAATTTGAAAGTGATTTATCACGATAGACATTCCAATCAATGGTTGAACGATCAATACCATCGAACTATTCCATTCCACTGCTGAATGATGGAAACAGAAGCTTTTTCTTACTGATGGACTGATCCTGGAGTCCTGATGATTCATTCGTCTGTCACAGGTCATCTGCAAGGATTACGCTGCCAAATACCTTCCACATGAAGAACAATTCATCACACTCTGCCATCCTCATAAGAGCAACATATGGGTAGACAATTTGAAGGTTATCACTGATGGTTCATGCATGCTTTCTGTTGGCTGGTCGTGCTTCGTTCTCCACAACGAGTTGCGGGAAAGTGACATCTGCCTATTTGAAGTATCGAAAAACGACGGTGAAGTGACAATGGTTGTTCATTCTCTTGAAGGAGGTCATCACCTACAAGGTGAGTATGCAACACATTGACACCTGCACACATGATATTAAAAATAACTCTCAGGATCACAACTTAAAAAAAATgaatttatgtagaaatagactccTTTTTTATGTAGCCAGACCTGAACCAGTATGGAATCAAGAGTGAGTTAGTGTCACTTTACTTTATCATTTTGGAATGTCCATTTGTGTTTTTACAGGGAAAGAGCCCGAATCTCAAAACAAGTGCAGTTATCCAGTTAAGGTCGAGGTGACCGAGGAAGAGGAGAGTGACAAAGAACATGCCGAGTCCAGCTACTACTACTCAAGGTATGCCTATGACCTGACCGGCGAGGAGCAAGAGGAGATATTCAGGTCAGCGTTGATTCAACAGGGCAATCCGGTATACGTCGCCGTCCTGCAGGAGAATCATGTTAGCAGCAGGAATAACTTGCTGGTCAGTTCAGTTGTTCCTCTAATCACAAATTGGAAGACCTAGACAGTTCATTAAACCGTCTTTGATAGACTTTCTGAACCTTCTGTGCCAAAGCTTTCTGTACTAATGACTAATGTGCTGCTGTACTATATATGCAGACCTTCCCCAGAGAGTTTGCGGCTAAGCATCTCGCGGAGAGGTCGCATGACATCCTGCTCCTGAGACCTAACAGGAGAGAGAAGTGGTGCGTGAGGTACTACTACCATTCGATGATGAGGATACAGGGTTTCAGCTACAGGTCCTGGACCAAGTTTGTCTCTGACAACGGGCTGCAGGAGGGCCACGTCTGTGTCTTCGAGCTGATGAAAGGCGTGTGCGAGGCGACGATGATGGTCCATGTTTTCAGGAAGTTCAATGGGAGGTTTGTTCTGCTGGACTAACTAGCTAGGTTCCTGCGTAGCTGCATCCATCTTAATTTGTGGTTGAATAACTGAAGCTGTTGTCACTGGGAGCTGAAATGGGAGTAGCTTGTGTACCAGTAGAAGTAGTTGTCGAAACGTACCGTGTGAATGTTCACTCCTGATCACCAGCCATGACTGTGATTTCAGAACCAAGAGGAATATTTCAGTGCTTGTAGCCGTAGGTAGAAGGCCGTGCCAAAGCATCTATGGCTCACTCCCCTGAAATTTTATTGAATGTAAATCGGTTGACTGAAATTTTATTAAATCTATGTGCACATGTTACTCGAGGACAGCTACTCAGCGAATCGGTGACGAAAAGTTTTAACTTGTAACTCGTGTGTTCTTGTGTGCGTGGGTTCTTTAAGTGATGATCGACTAGGAGAAATTAATTGTTTGTTGCATGATCTGATTCTTGCGGCTTCTTTGGCTGTTTTGTTGTGGCTTTTGTTAGACCTGTGATGATATGAAGCATGTAGTTGCAAAATTCATCAATGGCTCTTTATCTGGTTTTGCAAATTCAGAAACATGTCGAGCAAATTTGCTGGAGTGGATGATCACAACATCAACAGCAGGAATCAAGCGCTAACATATTTTATTTTTGAGATTGAGATCGAGAGATGTAAACCGCCGGATGGATAAGGGTTAGACGAGAACTTACAAATTGATGCGATGCTAGCATAttttattattattgttgttctTGTGGTGTCCATGATGACGATGAAAACAAATTTAGAATTTCAAAATAACACCTTCTCGACTCGCCGAATAAGTTAGATCCCATCCAATTACTTGACATAGCATATAACTTGTTTTGTTTGTGTTAGGACTTAGGACCCAATGCATAAGAAACTAGATTCCTTCCTGATTAAATCAACTATACTCCAGGCCATTCCATCTATGCATTGCCACATAAGGCACAACTATTATGCTTCCCCCTGGATATACCATACAGAATCAGGCTAGTTACAGTTGGACACACATATAGCACACAAAATTGAAAAAATAGTTTGCACATTCAAACCGTAAAGGCTAGATGTATTTCCGAACCCTCTCATCCCTAAGTAGATGTGCGTTCCACAAACAGGGAAGCAGTGAGATCCTTCTAATCCTAGATTGACTTGTAGGTATGAGAAggtggtaaagaaagagaactcaATGAGAGAAAAGTAGTAGAGTCTGGGTGATCTCCAGGCTAGAGTTCTTATGTGAAGATATACACTGCATAAGAAGATGATGGGTGAAAAATGATCTGATATCATCAATG
This window of the Triticum aestivum cultivar Chinese Spring chromosome 5D, IWGSC CS RefSeq v2.1, whole genome shotgun sequence genome carries:
- the LOC123119564 gene encoding B3 domain-containing protein_Os12g40080 isoform X3, whose product is MIKITVMWMIPRSIFSSAWLAISQKKWQALAIPQKFVDNFNGHISEVIKLEAPDGNIYNIQAIRDLNKIVLGSGWGVFVSFYKLKAGYFLVFRYIRDSHFKVLIFDFGTCCEKEVFHVLMNCGPDSQEKESNSESHRRCELCDVHFYWHHLDDRQKHFLRLMVGDFRQEMSIPQKFVNNFRGRISEVMKLEAPDGNIYNFKVTKDLNKIVLRYGWAAFASDYQLKEHDLLVFRYIGDSHFKVLIFDPSGCEKQLFNIVLNHAPNVPKTCISHDRSFLRETRRRDCGSHDNNSRKTKKMTPVDSPSPRSAEGVTSPEVTMNSAGLREITEPHYVLATGCNLTTAQKAEVDALVKKVRPVIPFYITAMNKTSMSGSLVICKDYAAKYLPHEEQFITLCHPHKSNIWVDNLKVITDGSCMLSVGWSCFVLHNELRESDICLFEVSKNDGEVTMVVHSLEGGHHLQGKEPESQNKCSYPVKVEVTEEEESDKEHAESSYYYSRYAYDLTGEEQEEIFRSALIQQGNPVYVAVLQENHVSSRNNLLTFPREFAAKHLAERSHDILLLRPNRREKWCVRYYYHSMMRIQGFSYRSWTKFVSDNGLQEGHVCVFELMKGVCEATMMVHVFRKFNGRFVLLD
- the LOC123119564 gene encoding B3 domain-containing protein_Os12g40080 isoform X5; the encoded protein is MAPDQDYDQDNSHVDDTQKYFFKCMVGDFPEKMAIPQKFVDNFNGHISEVIKLEAPDGNIYNIQAIRDLNKIVLGSGWGVFVSFYKLKAGYFLVFRETRRRDCGSHDNNSRKTKKMTPVDSPSPRSEGVTSPEVTMNSAGLREITEPHYVLATGCNLTTAQKAEVDALVKKVRPVIPFYITAMNKTSMSGSLVICKDYAAKYLPHEEQFITLCHPHKSNIWVDNLKVITDGSCMLSVGWSCFVLHNELRESDICLFEVSKNDGEVTMVVHSLEGGHHLQGKEPESQNKCSYPVKVEVTEEEESDKEHAESSYYYSRYAYDLTGEEQEEIFRSALIQQGNPVYVAVLQENHVSSRNNLLTFPREFAAKHLAERSHDILLLRPNRREKWCVRYYYHSMMRIQGFSYRSWTKFVSDNGLQEGHVCVFELMKGVCEATMMVHVFRKFNGRFVLLD
- the LOC123119564 gene encoding B3 domain-containing protein_Os12g40080 isoform X4 — protein: MAPDQDYDQDNSHVDDTQKYFFKCMVGDFPEKMAIPQKFVDNFNGHISEVIKLEAPDGNIYNIQAIRDLNKIVLGSGWGVFVSFYKLKAGYFLVFRETRRRDCGSHDNNSRKTKKMTPVDSPSPRSAEGVTSPEVTMNSAGLREITEPHYVLATGCNLTTAQKAEVDALVKKVRPVIPFYITAMNKTSMSGSLVICKDYAAKYLPHEEQFITLCHPHKSNIWVDNLKVITDGSCMLSVGWSCFVLHNELRESDICLFEVSKNDGEVTMVVHSLEGGHHLQGKEPESQNKCSYPVKVEVTEEEESDKEHAESSYYYSRYAYDLTGEEQEEIFRSALIQQGNPVYVAVLQENHVSSRNNLLTFPREFAAKHLAERSHDILLLRPNRREKWCVRYYYHSMMRIQGFSYRSWTKFVSDNGLQEGHVCVFELMKGVCEATMMVHVFRKFNGRFVLLD
- the LOC123119564 gene encoding B3 domain-containing protein_Os12g40080 isoform X2, whose protein sequence is MAPDQDYDQDNSHVDDTQKYFFKCMVGDFPEKMAIPQKFVDNFNGHISEVIKLEAPDGNIYNIQAIRDLNKIVLGSGWGVFVSFYKLKAGYFLVFRYIRDSHFKVLIFDFGTCCEKEVFHVLMNCGPDSQEKESNSESHRRCELCDVHFYWHHLDDRQKHFLRLMVGDFRQEMSIPQKFVNNFRGRISEVMKLEAPDGNIYNFKVTKDLNKIVLRYGWAAFASDYQLKEHDLLVFRYIGDSHFKVLIFDPSGCEKQLFNIVLNHAPNVPKTCISHDRSFLRETRRRDCGSHDNNSRKTKKMTPVDSPSPRSEGVTSPEVTMNSAGLREITEPHYVLATGCNLTTAQKAEVDALVKKVRPVIPFYITAMNKTSMSGSLVICKDYAAKYLPHEEQFITLCHPHKSNIWVDNLKVITDGSCMLSVGWSCFVLHNELRESDICLFEVSKNDGEVTMVVHSLEGGHHLQGKEPESQNKCSYPVKVEVTEEEESDKEHAESSYYYSRYAYDLTGEEQEEIFRSALIQQGNPVYVAVLQENHVSSRNNLLTFPREFAAKHLAERSHDILLLRPNRREKWCVRYYYHSMMRIQGFSYRSWTKFVSDNGLQEGHVCVFELMKGVCEATMMVHVFRKFNGRFVLLD
- the LOC123119564 gene encoding B3 domain-containing protein_Os12g40080 isoform X1, whose amino-acid sequence is MAPDQDYDQDNSHVDDTQKYFFKCMVGDFPEKMAIPQKFVDNFNGHISEVIKLEAPDGNIYNIQAIRDLNKIVLGSGWGVFVSFYKLKAGYFLVFRYIRDSHFKVLIFDFGTCCEKEVFHVLMNCGPDSQEKESNSESHRRCELCDVHFYWHHLDDRQKHFLRLMVGDFRQEMSIPQKFVNNFRGRISEVMKLEAPDGNIYNFKVTKDLNKIVLRYGWAAFASDYQLKEHDLLVFRYIGDSHFKVLIFDPSGCEKQLFNIVLNHAPNVPKTCISHDRSFLRETRRRDCGSHDNNSRKTKKMTPVDSPSPRSAEGVTSPEVTMNSAGLREITEPHYVLATGCNLTTAQKAEVDALVKKVRPVIPFYITAMNKTSMSGSLVICKDYAAKYLPHEEQFITLCHPHKSNIWVDNLKVITDGSCMLSVGWSCFVLHNELRESDICLFEVSKNDGEVTMVVHSLEGGHHLQGKEPESQNKCSYPVKVEVTEEEESDKEHAESSYYYSRYAYDLTGEEQEEIFRSALIQQGNPVYVAVLQENHVSSRNNLLTFPREFAAKHLAERSHDILLLRPNRREKWCVRYYYHSMMRIQGFSYRSWTKFVSDNGLQEGHVCVFELMKGVCEATMMVHVFRKFNGRFVLLD